The proteins below come from a single Benincasa hispida cultivar B227 chromosome 4, ASM972705v1, whole genome shotgun sequence genomic window:
- the LOC120075181 gene encoding uncharacterized protein LOC120075181: MEELLFPSTHTLLILTTFFLLFPSIASQTCQKTCGDLPLRYPFGSGSGCGDPRFHPFITCNDHQQLIFTTHTGCYPISNIDYTNQVLYISDPTMSTCACNQPSKGFGLDWDAPFTFHGDTIFALLDCASSSPVYSPNGMFNDRNNSSRVSLCDSRGMPICGFLYGCKPIVSLNIPISGCCVYTPVNFGPSFEMDLEKLKCGSYSGFYSFNGRESDAESWKYGIALKYKFAIDNVYPSWCSSCEQSGGVCGYSGPVDSFICNCPPGFNTTTNCFFGASYNGASKFLPNHLPWIWLIIFSGWLLVWCSRF, from the exons ATGGAGGAACTGCTCTTCCCTTCTACTCATACCTTGCTAATTCTCACAACATTCTTCCTCCTCTTTCCCTCCATCGCCTCCCAAACTTGCCAAAAGACCTGCGGCGACCTCCCACTCCGTTACCCTTTTGGCAGCGGCAGTGGGTGCGGCGACCCTCGCTTCCACCCTTTCATCACTTGCAACGACCATCAGCAGCTAATCTTCACAACCCACACTGGCTGCTACCCCATCTCCAACATAGACTACACCAACCAAGTCCTCTACATCTCCGACCCCACCATGTCGACGTGCGCCTGCAACCAGCCGAGCAAAGGGTTTGGCCTTGACTGGGATGCCCCTTTCACCTTCCACGGCGACACCATCTTCGCCCTACTCGACTGCGCAAGCTCCTCTCCTGTTTACTCCCCAAACGGGATGTTCAATGACCGAAACAACTCGTCTCGAGTGTCGCTTTGCGATAGCCGAGGAATGCCGATTTGTGGATTCTTATATGGGTGTAAGCCAATTGTGAGCCTCAATATTCCAATCTCTGGGTGCTGTGTTTACACGCCTGTGAATTTTGGGCCTTCTTTTGAGATGGACTTGGAGAAGCTGAAATGTGGTTCTTATTCTGGGTTTTATAGCTTTAATGGGAGAGAGTCTGATGCTGAGAGCTGGAAATATGGAATTGCTCTTAAGTATAAATTTGCTATCGATAATGTTTATCCGAGTTGGTGTTCGAGCTGTGAACAAAGTGGTGGGGTTTGTGGGTATTCGGGTCCTGTTGATTCTTTTATATGTAATTGTCCTCCTGGATTCAACACTACTACCAATTGTTTCTTTGGAGCCTCTTACAATGGCGCTTCAAAGTTTCTTCCTAACCATTTACCAT GGATTTGGCTGATTATTTTCTCAGGTTGGCTATTGGTTTGGTGTTCCAGATTTTAG